The following coding sequences lie in one Meles meles chromosome X, mMelMel3.1 paternal haplotype, whole genome shotgun sequence genomic window:
- the PLXNA3 gene encoding plexin-A3 isoform X1: MPAVGLLLLVLPAVAGTVGGSRPFPAFLVTDTTLTHLAVHRVTGEVFVGAVNRIFKLAPNLTELRAHVTGPVEDNARCYPPPSMRACAHRLAPTDNVNKLLLVDYAARRLVACGSVWQGVCQFLRLDDLFKLGEPHHRKEHYLSGAQEPDSMAGVIVEQGQGPSKLFVGTAVDGKSEYFPTLSSRKLISDEDSGDMFSLVYQDEFVSSQIKIPSDTLSSYPAFDIYYIYGFVSASFVYFLTLQLDTQQTLLDAAGEKFFTSKIVRMCAGDSEFYSYVEFPIGCSWRGVEYRLVQSAHLAKPGLLLAQALGVPPDEDVLFTVFSQGQKNRASPPRQTVLCLFTLSTINAHIRRRIQSCYRGEGTLALPWLLNKELPCINTPMQINGNFCGLVLNQPLGGLHVIEGLPLLADSSDGMASVAAYTYRQHSVVFIGTRTGSLKKVRVDGSQDAHLYETVPVADGSPILRDLLFSPDHRHIYLLSEKQVSQLPVETCEQYGSCAACLGSGDPHCGWCVLRHRCCREGACPGASAPHGFAEELSKCVQVRVRPNNVSVTSPGVQLTVAVRNVPDLSAGVSCAFEEVTESEAVLLPSGELQCPSPSLQELRALTRGHGATRTVRLQLLSRETGVKFAGVDFVFYNCSALQSCVSCVGSPYPCHWCKYRHVCTSHPHQCSFQEGRVHSPEGCPEILPSGDLLIPVGVMQPLTLRAKNLPQPQSGQKNYECVVRVQGRQQRVPAVRFNSSSVQCQNASYSYEGDEYGDTELDFSVVWDGDFPIDKPATFRALLYKCWAQRPSCGLCLKADPRFNCGWCISEHRCQLRAHCPAPKTNWMHPSQKGTRCSHPRIAQIHPLMGPKEGGTRVTIVGENLGLSYREVGLRVAGVRCNSIPSEYVSAERIVCEMEESLVPSPPPGPAELCVGDCSADFRTQSEQLYSFVTPAFDRVSPSRGPASGGTRLTISGSSLDAGSRVTVTVRDGECQFVRRDAEAIVCISPVSSLGPSQAPITLAIDRANISSPGVLYTYTQDPTVTRLEPTWSIINGSTAITVSGTHLLTVQEPRVRAKYRGIETTNTCQVINDTAMLCKAPGIFLGRPQPQAQGEHPDEFGFLLDHVQTARSLNRSSFTYYPDPSFEPLGPSGVLDVKPGSHVVLKGKNLIPAAAGTSRLNYTVLIGGQPCALTVSDTQLLCDSPRQTGRQPVMVLVGGLEFWLGTLHITAERALTLPAMVGLAAGGGLLLLAIAAVLVAYQRKSQDADRTLQRLQLQMDNLESRVALECKEAFAELQTDINELTSHMDGVQIPFLDYRTYAVRVLFPGIEAHPVLKELDTPPHVEKALRLFGQLLHSRAFVLTFIHTLEAQSSFSMRDRGTVASLTMVVLQSRLDYATGLLKQLLADLIEKNLESRNHPKLLLRRTESVAEKMLTNWFTFLLHKFLKECAGEPLFLLYCAIKQQMEKGPIDAITGEARYSLSEDKLIRQQIDYKTLTLHCVFPESEGSTQVPVKVLNCDSITQAKDKLLDAVYKGTPYSQRPRAEDMDLEWRQGRMARIILQDEDVTTKIECDWKRVNSLAHYQVTDGSLVALVPKQASACGMADSFTFTRSLSRYESLLRTASSPDSLRSRAPMITPDQETGTKLWHLVKNHDHADHREGDRGSKMVSEIYLTRLLATKGTLQKFVDDLFETVFSTAHRGSALPLAIKYMFDFLDEQADQRQISDPDVRHTWKSNCLPLRFWVNVIKNPQFVFDIHKSSITDACLSVVAQTFMDSCSTSEHRLGKDSPSNKLLYAKDIPNYKSWVERYYRDIAKMASISDQDMDAYLVEQSRLHASDFNILSALSELYFYVTKYRQEVRASSTGPQLLGSDHALGGKVGGLSKGKGAPGCRRGQRGPGDHL, encoded by the exons ATGCCCGCTGTCGGCCTCCTCCTGCTGGTCCTGCCTGCCGTGGCGGGGACCGTGGGTGGCAGCAGgcccttccctgccttcttgGTGACGGACACTACACTCACCCACCTGGCCGTGCACCGGGTGACTGGGGAGGTGTTCGTGGGGGCGGTGAACCGCATCTTCAAGCTGGCCCCGAATCTGACCGAGCTACGCGCGCACGTCACGGGGCCCGTGGAGGACAACGCCCGCTGCTACCCGCCCCCCAGCATGCGCGCATGCGCGCACCGCCTGGCGCCCACGGACAACGTGAACAAGCTGCTGCTCGTGGACTACGCGGCCCGCCGCCTGGTGGCCTGCGGCAGCGTGTGGCAGGGCGTCTGCCAGTTCCTGCGCCTGGACGACCTCTTTAAGCTGGGCGAGCCGCACCACCGCAAGGAGCACTACCTGTCGGGGGCTCAGGAGCCGGACTCCATGGCCGGCGTCATCGTGGAGCAGGGCCAGGGGCCCAGCAAGCTGTTCGTGGGCACCGCGGTGGACGGCAAGTCTGAGTACTTCCCCACCCTCAGCTCCCGCAAGCTCATCAGCGACGAGGACAGCGGCGACATGTTCAGTCTG GTGTACCAGGACGAGTTCGTGTCCTCGCAGATCAAGATCCCCTCAGACACGCTGTCCTCGTACCCTGCCTTCGACATCTACTACATCTACGGCTTCGTGAGCGCCTCCTTCGTGTACTTCCTGACGCTGCAGCTGGACACGCAGCAGACGCTGCTGGACGCGGCGGGCGAGAAGTTCTTCACGTCCAAGATCGTGCGCATGTGCGCTGGGGACTCGGAGTTCTACTCGTATGTGGAGTTCCCCATCGGCTGCTCCTGGCGAGGCGTGGAGTACCGCCTGGTGCAGAGCGCCCACCTGGCCAAGCCCGGCCTGCTGCTGGCCCAGGCCCTGGGCGTGCCGCCTGACGAGGACGTGCTCTTCACCGTCTTCTCTCAGGGCCAGAAGAACCGGGCCAGCCCGCCGCGGCAGACCGTGCTCTGCCTCTTCACCCTCAGCACCATCAACGCCCACATCCGGCGCCGCATCCAGTCCTGCTACCGCGGGGAGGGCACGCTGGCCCTGCCCTGGCTGCTCAACAAGGAGCTGCCCTGCATCAACACG CCCATGCAGATAAATGGAAACTTCTGCGGGCTGGTGCTGAACCAGCCCCTGGGGGGCCTGCACGTGATCGAGGGGCTGCCTCTGCTGGCCGACAGCAGCGACGGCATGGCCAGCGTGGCTGCCTACACCTACCGCCAGCACTCCGTGGTCTTCATCGGCACGCGCACGGGCAGTCTGAAGAAG GTCCGGGTGGACGGCTCCCAGGACGCCCACCTCTACGAGACAGTGCCCGTGGCGGACGGCAGCCCCATACTCCGGGACCTGCTCTTCAGCCCTGATCACCGGCACATCTACCTCCTGAGTGAGAAGCAG GTGAGCCAGCTCCCAGTGGAGACCTGCGAGCAGTATGGGAGCTGTGCGGCCTGCCTTGGCTCAGGGGACCCCCACTGTGGCTGGTGTGTTCTGCGGCACAG ATGCTGCCGCGAAGGGGCTTGTCCGGGTGCCTCAGCCCCACACGGCTTTGCTGAGGAGCTGAGCAAGTGTGTCCAGGTGCGGGTCCGGCCCAACAACGTTTCGGTGACCTCGCCCGGGGTACAG TTGACTGTGGCCGTGCGCAACGTGCCAGACCTCAGCGCGGGCGTGAGCTGTGCCTTTGAGGAGGTGACAGAGAGCGAGGCCGTCCTGCTGCCCTCCGGGGAGCTGCAGTGCCCCTCGCCCTCCCTCCAGGAGCTCCGGGCTCTCACCCGGGGGCATG GGGCCACCCGCACCGTGCGGCTGCAGCTGCTCTCCAGGGAGACGGGGGTCAAGTTCGCCGGGGTCGACTTCGTCTTCTACAACTGCAGCGCACTCCAGTC GTGCGTGTCCTGCGTGGGCAGCCCCTACCCCTGCCACTGGTGTAAGTACCGCCACGTGTGTACCAGCCACCCCCACCAGTGCTCCTTCCAGGAGGGCAGGGTCCACAGCCCTGAG GGCTGCCCTGAGATCCTGCCCAGCGGGGACCTCTTGATCCCAGTGGGCGTCATGCAGCCTCTTACCCTGCGGGCCAAGAACCTGCCGCAGCCACAGTCCGGCCAGAAGAACTACGAGTGCGTGGTCCGGGTGCAGGGGCGCCAGCAGCGGGTGCCGGCCGTGCGCTTCAACAGCAGCAGTGTGCAGTGCCAGAACGCCTCG TACTCCTATGAAGGTGACGAGTACGGGGACACGGAGCTGGACTTCTCTGTGGTCTGGGATGGAGATTTTCCCATCGACAAGCCTGCCACCTTCCGAG CTCTCCTGTATAAGTGCTGGGCGCAGCGGCCCAGCTGCGGCCTCTGCCTCAAGGCTGACCCTCGCTTCAACTGTGGCTGGTGCATCTCGGAGCACAGGTGCCAGCTGCGGGCCCACTGCCCGGCCCCCAAGACCAACTGGATGCACCCGAGCCAGAAGGGCACCCGCTGCAGCCACCCCCGCATCGCCCAG ATCCACCCCCTTATGGGGCCCAAGGAGGGTGGCACCCGGGTCACCATCGTGGGCGAGAACCTGGGCCTCAGCTACCGAGAGGTGGGCCTGCGGGTGGCGGGTGTGCGCTGCAACTCCATCCCCTCAGAGTACGTCAGCGCTGAGAG GATCGTGTGTGAGATGGAGGAGTCGCTGGTGCCCAGCCCGCCGCCTGGGCCTGCCGAGCTCTGCGTGGGCGACTGCTCGGCCGACTTCCGCACGCAGTCTGAGCAGCTCTACAGTTTCGTG ACGCCAGCGTTTGACCGTGTGAGTCCCAGTCGGGGCCCCGCTTCGGGGGGCACACGACTCACCATCTCCGGGAGCTCTCTGGACGCCGGCAGCAGGGTCACTGTGACCGTGAGAGATGGCGAGTGCCAGTTTGTGAG GAGGGACGCCGAGGCAATCGTGTGCATCTCCCCCGTgtcctctctgggccccagccAGGCCCCCATCACCCTGGCCATCGACCGCGCTAACATCTCCAGCCCCGGAGTCCTCTACACCTACACCCAGGACCCCACTGTCACTCGCCTTGAGCCCACCTGGAGCATAATCAA CGGAAGCACTGCCATCACTGTGAGTGGGACCCACCTACTGACCGTCCAGGAGCCCCGGGTCCGGGCTAAGTACCGAGGCATCGAGACCACCAAT ACTTGCCAGGTGATCAACGACACTGCCATGCTGTGTAAGGCCCCCGGCATCTTCTTGGGACGGCCGCAACCCCAGGCCCAGGGAGAACACCCCGACGAGTTTGGCTTCCTGCTGGATCACGTGCAGACGGCCCGCTCCCTCAATCGCTCCTCCTTCACCTACTACCCGGACCCCAGCTTTGAGCCACTCGGGCCCTCTGGCGTCCTGGATGTCAAACCCGGCTCCCACGTAGTGTTGAAG GGCAAGAATCTGATCCCCGCAGCAGCTGGCACCTCCCGCCTCAACTACACGGTGCTGATCGGGGGCCAGCCGTGCGCGCTCACAGTCTCCGACACGCAGCTCCTATGCGACTCGCCGCGCCAGACCGGCCGGCAGCCTGTCATG GTCCTGGTGGGCGGCCTGGAGTTCTGGCTGGGCACCCTGCACATCACGGCCGAGCGGGCGCTCACCCTGCCGGCCATGGTGGGCctggcggcgggcggcgggctcTTGCTGCTGGCCATCGCCGCCGTGCTGGTGGCCTACCAGCGCAAGAGCCAGGACGCGGACCGCACGCTCCAGCGGCTTCAGCTGCAGATGGACAACCTGGAGTCCCGCGTGGCTCTGGAGTGCAAGGAAG cCTTCGCAGAGCTGCAGACGGATATCAACGAGCTGACCAGCCACATGGACGGTGTGCAGATCCCGTTCCTGGACTACCGGACGTACGCCGTGCGCGTGCTCTTCCCGGGCATCGAGGCCCATCCGGTGCTCAAGGAGCTGGAC ACACCCCCGCACGTCGAGAAGGCCCTGCGTCTCTTCGGGCAGCTGCTGCACAGCCGCGCCTTCGTGCTCACCTTCATCCACACGCTGGAGGCCCAGAGTAGCTTCTCCATGCGCGACCGTGGCACCGTGGCCTCGCTCACCATGGTGGTCCTGCAGAGCCGTCTGGACTACGCCACGGGGCTGCTCAAGCAGCTGCTCGCCGACCTCATCGAGAAGAACCTGGAGAGCCGGAACCACCCGAAGCTGCTGCTGCGCAG GACCGAGTCGGTGGCCGAGAAGATGCTTACCAACTGGTTCACGTTCCTGCTGCACAAGTTTCTGAAG GAGTGCGCCGGGGAGCCGCTCTTCCTGCTCTACTGCGCCATCAAGCAGCAGATGGAGAAGGGCCCCATCGACGCCATCACGGGCGAGGCCCGCTACTCCCTGAGCGAGGACAAGCTCATCCGGCAGCAGATCGACTACAAGACGCTG ACCCTGCACTGCGTGTTCCCGGAGAGCGAGGGCAGCACTCAGGTCCCGGTGAAGGTTCTCAACTGTGACAGCATCACCCAAGCCAAAGATAAGCTGCTAGACGCCGTGTACAAGGGCACCCCGTACTCCCAGCGCCCCAGAGCTGAGGACATGGACCTGG AGTGGCGTCAGGGCCGCATGGCCCGCATCATCCTCCAGGACGAAGACGTCACCACCAAGATCGAGTGTGACTGGAAGAGGGTCAACTCGCTGGCCCACTACCAG GTGACAGACGGTTCCTTGGTGGCGCTGGTGCCCAAACAAGCGTCCGCCTGCGGCATGGCCGACTCCTTCACCTTTACCCGCTCCCTCAGCCGCTACG AGAGCTTGCTGCGCACGGCCAGCAGCCCCGACAGCCTCCGTTCTCGGGCACCCATGATCACGCCCGACCAGGAGACGGGCACCAAGCTGTGGCACCTGGTGAAGAACCACGACCACGCCGACCACCGGGAGGGGGACCGCGGCAGCAAGATGGTCTCGGAGATCTACCTGACGCGACTGCTGGCCACCAAG GGCACGCTGCAGAAGTTCGTGGACGACCTCTTCGAGACGGTGTTCAGCACGGCCCACCGGGGATCGGCCCTGCCCCTGGCTATCAAGTACATGTTCGACTTCCTGGACGAGCAGGCCGACCAGCGCCAGATCAGCGACCCTGACGTGCGCCACACCTGGAAGAGCAACTG CCTGCCCCTGCGCTTCTGGGTGAACGTGATCAAGAACCCGCAGTTCGTGTTCGACATCCACAAGAGCAGCATCACGGACGCCTGCCTGTCCGTGGTGGCCCAGACCTTCATGGACTCGTGCTCCACATCCGAGCACCGGCTGGGCAAGGACTCCCCGTCCAACAAGCTGCTCTACGCCAAGGACATCCCCAACTACAAAAGCTGGGTGGAGAG GTACTACCGGGACATCGCGAAGATGGCATCCATTAGCGACCAGGACATGGACGCCTACTTGGTGGAGCAGTCGCGTCTCCATGCCAGTGACTTCAACATCTTGAGCGCGCTCAGCGAACTGTACTTCTATGTCACCAAGTACCGCCAGGAGGTGCGTGCCAGTTCCACAGGCCCCCAGTTGTTAGGCTCCGACCATGCACTTGGTGGCAAAGTTGGGGGGCTCAGTAAGGGTAAGGGAGCTCCAGGGtgcaggaggggacagagggggcCTGGAGACCATCTCTGA